In the Plasmodium yoelii strain 17X genome assembly, chromosome: 3 genome, one interval contains:
- a CDS encoding replication factor C subunit 1, putative, with protein sequence MSSKEKNLFSDNSSDEGRKKKRLKKISSNLFDDEDQNMLNNSDAKSVVEIKDESDEELTKGASTTNNKTNQIFKKNASKKNAYYDISSYFKPVSKNSGKEQTGNISNTNNQSKKIPLENVDEYFSIIETGSKKVTSNSKRERSHDSDLLEQNRSKKKHISTEDNNILQKNETNVSQNFDYLPFINKKFVLTGVFKTYSRDDLQNKIKEHGGSVMSAVSSRTHYLVHGEYLEDGRLYSEGKKYQKAYELSKQSKSIIKILNEEELLQMFPNQQSNTEQEKNGQEKNGQEKNGQEKNGQEKNGPYQSVKHEQEQNMPYQSVKTGQEQSVKKVPQVLNQLWVDKYKPTKLEDLVGNTQNVFKLKTWLSSWDDVCIKGLKKQVTKTFRGNFENINAKCALLSGPAGIGKTTTAKIVSMDSGYNVIEFNASDERNKAAVEKISEMATGGYSITSLNNKSLKKTCIIMDEVDGMSSGDKGGSSAILKLIEKTKCPIICICNDRQNSKMRTLANKCYDLKFTTPNKNSVVKRLLEICKNENLMMEPNALELLWESSNGDIRQILNALQLLSKTYKRIQFLDIKKDINNSNKNVQSLANPFEITLKLLNFHESSKLKIREIMDLFFVDYELIPYFISENYTNIFNDNDKSNNPMNKWNTFAQISYDLSLAEKIKYNLKTTMDYSLLPHFSILSCVCPVMRIRSLKSFMQGRINFPSAFGKISTFNKNKRLLNELCFNLSYKLNVYPKYMITSGFLNYIYYKIIVLLQKNNINDSIQLMEQYNITKEMLIENIPSLRLPTQENLYDKLDSKTKASFTRQYNSIHVVKNDPNAVKKSLKSIDKKSSYKNNEDEIDEDMDDFSDSKEDKDDDVLVKAKLDKKNTTKNKLATKPKASKKK encoded by the coding sequence ATGAGttcaaaagaaaaaaatttatttagtGATAATAGTAGTGATGAGggaaggaaaaaaaaacgcttaaaaaaaatttcaagTAACTTGTTTGATGATGAGGAtcaaaatatgttaaataatTCAGATGCCAAAAGTGTTGTTGAAATTAAAGATGAAAGTGATGAGGAACTAACAAAAGGTGCTTCTACTACTAATAACAAAACAAaccaaatttttaaaaaaaatgcatcaaaaaaaaatgcttattatgatatatcttCATATTTTAAACCAGTTTCTAAAAATTCAGGAAAAGAACAAACTGGAAATATTTCCAATACCAATAACCAAAGCAAAAAAATACCCCTCGAAAATGTTGATGAATATTTTAGTATTATAGAAACAGGATCTAAAAAAGTAACATCTAATTCAAAACGAGAAAGAAGTCATGATTCGGATCTTTTAGAACAAAATAgatccaaaaaaaaacacatcTCCACTGAAGATAAcaatattttacaaaaaaatgaaactaaTGTTTCTcaaaattttgattatttaccttttataaataaaaaatttgtcCTTACCGGTGTTTTCAAAACATATAGTAGAGAtgatttacaaaataaaattaaagaacATGGCGGAAGTGTAATGTCGGCTGTTTCATCAAGAACACATTATCTTGTTCATGGCGAATATTTAGAAGATGGCAGATTATATAGtgaaggaaaaaaatatcaaaaagcTTATGAACTCTCAAAACAATCGAAATcgataattaaaatattaaatgaaGAAGAATTGCTACAAATGTTTCCAAATCAGCAAAGCAATACTGAGCAAGAAAAAAATGGGCAAGAAAAAAATGGGCAAGAAAAAAATGGGCAAGAAAAAAATGGGCAAGAAAAAAATGGGCCATATCAGAGTGTTAAACATGAACAAGAACAGAATATGCCATATCAGAGTGTGAAAACTGGGCAAGAACAAAGTGTGAAAAAGGTGCCACAAGTGTTAAACCAATTGTGGGTAGATAAATATAAGCCTACTAAACTAGAAGATTTAGTAGGCAATACAcaaaatgtttttaaattaaaaacatgGTTATCAAGTTGGGATGATGTATGTATAAAAGGATTAAAAAAACAAGTCACTAAAACGTTTAGAGGAAATTTTGAAAACATAAATGCAAAATGTGCATTATTAAGTGGACCCGCCGGAATAGGAAAAACAACTACTGCAAAAATTGTTTCTATGGATTCAGGATATAATGTTATAGAATTCAACGCATCTGATGAAAGAAATAAAGCCGCTGTTGAAAAAATTAGTGAAATGGCAACAGGAGGTTATTCTATTACctctttaaataataaaagtttGAAAAAAACGTGTATTATTATGGATGAAGTTGATGGAATGTCTAGTGGTGATAAAGGAGGTAGTTCCgctatattaaaattaatagaaaaaaCCAAATGCccaattatatgtatatgtaatGATAGACAAAATAGTAAAATGAGAACTCTAGCTAATAAATGTTATGATCTAAAATTTACAAcaccaaataaaaatagtgtaGTTAAAAGATTGTTagaaatatgtaaaaatgaaaatcTTATGATGGAACCAAATGCTTTAGAATTATTATGGGAAAGTTCAAATGGTGATATAAGACAAATACTTAATGCCTTACAATTATTAtctaaaacatataaaagaatacaatttttagatataaaaaaagatataaataattcaaataaaaatgtacaaTCATTAGCAAACCCTTTTGAAATAACActcaaattattaaattttcatgaatcatcaaaattaaaaataagagAAATTATGGATTTGTTTTTTGTAGATTATGAATTAAtaccatattttataagtgaaaattatacaaatatttttaatgataatgataaatcAAATAATCCTATGAATAAATGGAATACATTTGCACAAATTTCTTATGACTTATCTTTAgcagaaaaaattaaatataatttaaaaacaacTATGGATTATTCATTATTACCACACTTTTCGATATTATCTTGTGTATGTCCGGTTATGAGAATAAGATCTTTAAAGTCATTTATGCAAGGTAGAATCAATTTTCCATCTGCTTTTGGAAAAATATCaacatttaataaaaataaaagattacTAAATGAATTATGTTTTAATCTATCTTATAAACTTAATGTTTATccaaaatatatgataactAGTGGATTtcttaattatatatattataaaattattgttttattacaaaaaaataatattaatgattctaTACAATTAAtggaacaatataatataacaaaagAAATGTTAATTGAAAATATACCATCTTTAAGATTACCAACTCAAGAAAATTTATATGACAAATTAGATTCGAAAACTAAAGCATCTTTTACTCGCCAATATAATTCTATTCATGTTGTTAAAAATGATCCCAATGCTGTTAAAAAAAGTCTTAAATCGATTGATAAAAAATCatcttataaaaataatgaagatgAAATAGATGAAGATATGGATGACTTCAGTGACTCAAAAGAAGACAAAGATGATGATGTTTTAGTCAAAGCCAAgcttgataaaaaaaatactactAAAAATAAGCTAGCTACAAAGCCAAAGGcttccaaaaaaaaataa
- a CDS encoding patatin encodes MGNSNVKENSNVRENSNVRENSRVENDDKEIHNNKELEKYKKKKKKKNKSQINFERNIINIYTDDNHFKNLFKFGDISKYIFSYGKEDKNVDIQIEDNEKLELKNVKTIEDIINNNNKYIINFVNGKIKKSKIEIANFISFYNFFLNTQNGLINNCLVEKGGNKKNENEQDRNNMLIQNYIYKIIKKSRNYISTENEYICIRNYMNHFDNLMFPIYFSNSKMGNDEIPYDHVLTNKLENDDTKKKNIYLNKFAKGKLYYINDENIFLDKMEKKHRKNCGSQMEKKHRKNCGSQTLKIQNGQIVLNKYRVCGKRGVTKMGKKLGKKMGEKMGEKMGEKVGEKVGKKMGEKMGEKMEKKLKINGNDVKEEAEDGGGKVSLYTYYIKRGLPKIFSRKKCNITKDGKEKKKKNLGIAFSPAGLLIPYHLGVSSLLIEKNIININTNIGGSSAGSICACCLGIGLNIYKCLFLAENIIKNAHINGCYKKLEKILSIELNKYIYKDSYNYLNNRIGNIFVGITQILPYYKRLNINKFYDDKDLKDAIIASCNIPMYISNNIFANFRNKKCVDGLFSTKRKDFGCPNTKSERSIKISPFASEYIGIENKNNSVISPNLYKYNHIIFLFVSIKNLINKFVNNIWIQKEYTFLIQNLLKIMNEHIYDFRNFVKQYFSPFYNFSKSKSGKSGKVSKNDKHDNDSDRDGNKMVAHIQDRLENNLSNSLKTNLANINLFIKTYEEISLNFYKHNYNILCFYKFCIILINIINGYFSEKFNKIYLSNILIKLNIKKIVENINEDYNLDDKIDEIFEYIKSDNYLDANKFIAFFPQLISHVILFFFKECFCNENIIKDHRRYLKPKILNMIDILKNMFLIEFVKREIKKYILFSNLENCYNNKNQVNFDNVKCIFNFLKYRDIYINFIYIINEIKNGNNKILKINQYNYYNYININKEDMNDYYIFMYIYLYAIIFYKCVFLLFKEEKEIFEKSNISFYDSVHNFELKKIDNDYNGFNFSSIYNKDRNNIISYFLLNNNLKKENVDALEVAKKRFESWASLDIYKNSNIDVEPIFDDYSFVESYRSASVKRETDLLSNKHSSRVKKRETYECDTDNLADKNDVNFLENGAQEVWKGRSEIKSGKESKRDEIKSGKESKRGEIKSGKESKRGEIKSGKESKRDEIKSGKESKRGESNKSKSGNSFFFKNLINKKKKKYNDKSSNSNRTEDSNKLEDLKYGDDLFKINNFIIFNNNYERVNKIEEYINLNKKNIFEINIKKKNEIISNLYNIYVCYCDVISLLNFIFNINFCEKTRYKFLKKTKRSKKKLEKIKNNKKIKQTNMKHISINKCNSESNLILENMDNKFFDEIVNKNMNKTIEMNNVNICSNLGDKSATFEGCLLQDSHEMENSFFSETNRKENKMDVDDKENKMDVSDKENKMYISYSDTKYKKKKKICKNKKNETNMDNFLKDFKTNINPEIYDTYNTYFIKNNFPIRKLFRILLEGTNDKNIKKLYDMGRSDTYMWLYLEYINMSIYLFKKVYSIYLNMICYFQSLLYLTNINLKKKKCEISNILNSVENVILYINGVEFNIFSLCRYISFFLNSSGIFGVNFASSLNGQGKNVCVCDDKKNSQNGRSAYEYFQSETLKSDKITRFDKNVNETSNECVKNGAKNGAKNGAKNGEKNGAKNGAKNKGLIKPEKWGKKIADRNYNYFEKKMMKKKKKKEKRQKERVKYRSISLPTNLKKTVLKISNLRNKINLNKNIIEGINSNFLKNTPYEHIYTHTNFWLYSSSSSSSSFSDNSDYDDKKNTNEFWINNNKNPNTQFDDIFDEISEEMDTFSVISNFLKTFKNMDSNNLSLSGYFGF; translated from the coding sequence ATGGGAAATTCAAACGTAAAGGAAAATTCAAACGTAAGGGAAAATTCAAACGTAAGGGAAAATTCTAGAGtagaaaatgatgataaggaaatacataataataaagagttagaaaaatataaaaaaaaaaagaaaaaaaaaaataagtctcaaattaattttgaacgtaatattataaatatatatactgatgataatcattttaaaaatttattcaaaTTTGGTGAcatttcaaaatatatttttagttaTGGAAAAGAAGACAAAAATGTGGATATACAAATCgaagataatgaaaaattagaattaaaaaatgtgaaaactATTGaagatattataaataataataataaatatataataaattttgtaaatgggaaaatcaaaaaatcaaaaatagaaatagcaaattttatttcattttataatttttttttaaatacacaAAATggattaataaataattgcTTAGTGGAAAAGGggggaaataaaaaaaatgaaaatgaacaGGATAGAAACAATATGTtaattcaaaattatatttataaaataataaaaaagtctagaaattatatatctacagaaaatgaatatatatgtattagaAATTACATGAAtcattttgataatttaatGTTTCCTATTTATTTTAGCAATTCAAAAATGGGAAATGACGAAATACCGTATGATCATGTTCTAACAAATAAGcttgaaaatgatgatacaaaaaaaaaaaatatatatttaaacaaatttgcaaaaggaaaattatattacataaatgatgaaaatatattccttGATAAAATGGAAAAGAAGCATCGTAAAAATTGTGGCAGTCAAATGGAAAAGAAGCATCGTAAAAATTGTGGCAGTCAAACGTTAAAGATTCAAAATGGCCAAATAGTATTGAATAAGTATAGGGTGTGTGGAAAACGGGGGGTTACCAAAATGGGGAAAAAATTGGGAAAAAAAATGGGGGAAAAAATGGGGGAAAAAATGGGGGAAAAAGTGGGGGAAAAAGTGGGGAAAAAAATGGGGGAAAAAATGGgggaaaaaatggaaaaaaaattgaaaataaatggGAACGATGTAAAGGAAGAGGCGGAAGATGGGGGAGGCAAAGTGAGTCTATacacatattatataaaaagggGATTGCCAAAAATATTTAGcagaaaaaaatgtaatataacaaaagatggtaaagaaaaaaaaaaaaaaaatttaggaATAGCATTTTCACCAGCTGGATTATTAATACCATATCATTTAGGAGTTAGTAGTTTacttattgaaaaaaatataataaatataaatacgaATATAGGAGGCTCATCAGCTGGAAGCATTTGTGCATGTTGTTTAGGAATtggtttaaatatatataaatgtttatTCTTAgcagaaaatataattaaaaatgcgCATATAAATGGGTGctataaaaaattagaaaaaatcTTAAGTATAGaattgaataaatatatatataaagatagttataattatttaaataacaGAATAGGTAATATATTTGTTGGAATAACACAAATATTACCTTATTATAAAagattaaatattaataaattttatgatgatAAAGATTTAAAAGATGCTATAATAGCATCATGTAATATTCCTATGTATAtttcaaataatatttttgcaaattttcgaaataaaaaatgtgtagATGGTTTATTTAGTACAAAAAGAAAAGATTTTGGATGCCCTAATACAAAAAGTGAGAGATCAATAAAAATTTCACCATTTGCATCTGAATATATAggtattgaaaataaaaataatagtgtAATAAGcccaaatttatataaatataatcatattatatttttatttgtttcaataaaaaatctgattaataaatttgttaataatatatggATACAAAAAGAGTACacatttttaattcaaaATTTGCTTAAAATTATGAATGAACATATTTATGATTTTCGCAATTTCGTGAAGCAATACTTTTCCCCGTTTTACAATTTTTCGAAAAGTAAAAGCGGCAAATCTGGAAAAGTGTCAAAAAATGATAAGCATGATAATGATAGCGATAGAGATGGAAACAAAATGGTTGCGCATATTCAAGACCGActtgaaaataatttgtcAAATTCGCTAAAGACCAATTTAGCaaacataaatttatttattaaaacatatgAAGAAATaagtttaaatttttataaacataattataatattttatgtttttataagttttgtataattttaattaacaTAATAAATGGATATTTTTCCGAgaaatttaacaaaatatatttgtctAATATCTTGATAAAacttaatataaaaaaaattgtagaaaatataaatgaagatTATAATTTAGATGATAAAATTGACGaaatttttgaatatataaaaagtgATAATTATTTAGATGCAAACAAATTTATAGCTTTTTTTCCTCAACTAATTAGtcatgttattttatttttttttaaggaaTGTTTTTGTAacgaaaatataataaaagatcATAGACGATATTTAAAAcccaaaatattaaatatgatagatatattaaaaaatatgtttttaattGAATTTGTAAAaagagaaataaaaaaatatattttattttctaatttagaaaattgttataataataaaaatcaagttaattttgataatgttaaatgtatttttaattttttaaaatatagagatatatatataaattttatttatataataaatgaaataaaaaatggaaataataaaatattaaaaattaatcaatataattattataattatataaatataaataaagaagatatgaatgattattatatatttatgtatatttatttgtatgcaattattttttataaatgtgtatttttattatttaaagaggaaaaagaaatttttgaaaaatcaaatatttctttttatgATTCAGTTCATAattttgaattaaaaaaaattgataatgATTATAATGGATTCAATTTTAgttctatatataataaggataggaataatataatttcttatttcttattaaataacaatttaaaaaaagaaaatgttgATGCATTAGAGGTAGCCAAGAAGCGTTTTGAGTCATGGGCATCTCTAgacatttataaaaatagtaatatagATGTAGAACCCATTTTTGATGACTACAGTTTTGTAGAAAGTTATAGAAGTGCTAGTGTAAAAAGGGAAACTGATTTGTTGAGTAATAAACATTCAAGTAGAGTAAAGAAAAGAGAAACATATGAATGTGATACAGACAATTTGGCAGATAAGAATGATGTGAATTTTTTAGAAAATGGTGCACAAGAGGTGTGGAAAGGAAGGTCGGAAATAAAAAGTGGCAAAGAGAGTAAACGGGACGAAATAAAAAGTGGCAAAGAGAGTAAACGGGGCGAAATAAAAAGTGGCAAAGAGAGTAAACGGGGCGAAATAAAAAGTGGCAAAGAGAGTAAACGGGACGAAATAAAAAGTGGCAAAGAGAGTAAACGGGGCGAGAGTAACAAAAGCAAGAGTGGTAAtagctttttttttaagaatttgataaataaaaaaaaaaaaaaatacaatgaTAAGAGTTCAAATAGCAATAGAACCGAGGATTCAAATAAGTTAGAAGATCTGAAATATGGAGATGATTtgttcaaaataaataattttataattttcaataataattatgaacgtgttaataaaatagaagaatatataaatttaaataaaaaaaatatttttgaaatcaacataaaaaaaaaaaatgaaataatatcaaacttgtataatatatatgtgtgttaTTGTGATGTCATAAGTTTAttgaattttatatttaacataaatttttgtgaaaaaacaagatataaatttttaaagaaaacaaaaaggtcgaaaaaaaaacttgaaaaaataaaaaataataaaaaaataaaacaaacaaatatgAAACACATTTCTATAAACAAATGTAATAGTGAAAGCAACCTCATTTTGGAAAATATGGATAATAAGTTTTTTGATGAAAtcgttaataaaaatatgaataaaactATTGAAATGAATAATGTTAATATTTGTAGTAATTTAGGCGATAAAAGTGCAACATTTGAGGGATGCTTATTACAAGACAGCCATGAAATggaaaattcattttttagtGAAACAAATCggaaagaaaataaaatggatgtagatgataaagaaaataaaatggacGTAAgtgataaagaaaataaaatgtacaTTTCATACTCtgatacaaaatataaaaaaaaaaaaaaaatatgtaaaaacaaaaaaaatgaaacaaataTGGATAATTTTCTCAAAgattttaaaacaaatataaatccagaaatatatgatacatataatacatattttataaaaaataattttcctATAAGAAAATTATTTAGAATATTACTTGAAGGTactaatgataaaaatattaaaaaactTTATGATATGGGAAGAAGTGATACATATATGTGGCTATATcttgaatatataaatatgagcatttatttatttaaaaaagtatattctatttatttaaatatgatttgttattttcaatcgttattatatttgactaatattaatttaaaaaaaaaaaaatgcgaAATTTCAAATATCCTTAATTCAGTAGAAAATGTGATTTTATACATTAACGGGGTTGagtttaatattttttcactttgtagatatatttcatttttcctGAACAGTTCAGGTATTTTTGGTGTTAATTTCGCTAGTAGCCTGAATGGGCAAGGTAAAAACGTGTGTGTGtgtgatgataaaaaaaatagccaAAATGGAAGATCGGCATATGAATATTTCCAATCAGAGACATTAAAAAGTGATAAAATAACAAgatttgataaaaatgtgAATGAAACATCAAATGAGTGTGTGAAAAATGGGGCGAAAAATGGAGCGAAAAATGGAGCGAAAAATGGGGAGAAAAATGGGGCGAAAAATGGGGCAAAAAATAAAGGGTTAATAAAACCTGAAAAGTGGGGTAAAAAAATAGCAGATCGAAATTAcaattattttgaaaaaaaaatgatgaaaaaaaaaaaaaaaaaagagaaaagaCAAAAAGAAAGAGTAAAATATAGAAGTATAAGTTTACcaacaaatttaaaaaaaacagttTTGAAAATTAGTAatttaagaaataaaataaatttaaataaaaacataatagaaggaataaatagtaattttttaaaaaatacaccATATGAGCATATATATACCCATACAAATTTTTGGTTATATTCCTCTTCTTCCTCTTCCTCTTCTTTTTCTGATAATAGTGattatgatgataaaaaaaatacaaatgaaTTTtggataaataataataaaaacccTAATACTCAATTTGATGATATATTTGATGAGATATCAGAAGAAATGGACACTTTTTCTGTTatatcaaattttttaaaaacgtttaaaaatatggatagtAACAATTTGAGTTTATCAGGGTATTTTGGATTTTAA
- a CDS encoding chromapatatin-binding protein encodes MTEFLRNIPKPKKKTYDIDENEVSPKQINTKDETKKQCYQYLKRQYLRISCNSDFQDGGAYPEIHINQYPNNMGLNGKKKNNIVFKYIDENNNVKYDNLINESVHIYNNNIDMIETNESIKKLRKKKILSQAEDREEKYNDAIYKPSEKEEMEIIENTKKNIENIINEKINKNSINNKKEDKYYRYIPQNKLNNNLEERIIKVVEKSTDPLDVSKFKNKKLPNIKNSPNYPILRSPTRKLTKEEEKEWQLPPCVSNWKNNKGYNIALDKRIQSDYKKLNNVEINEKFAHLSEYLYVAEKKAREEIKMRNNIIKQKKLKEKEQKEDMLRNLAIQARREKGNAQSSIINDRKRELEREYKIEKNLKKIKNYQNRHIEEQIALNKVNVNKNTNIHDISLFNINNDNNNNSNLNENEEYQIYDTSLFDNKTSANIYQFSKDRLNKTLQKIETSKNTEPVKFVKDTLDPFGLDSLLSQAKKK; translated from the exons ATGACGGAATTTTTAAG AAATATCCCAAAgccgaaaaaaaaaacgtatGATATAGACGAAAATGAGGTATCACCAAAACAAATAAACACAAAAgatgaaacaaaaaaacaatGCTATCAATATCTTAAAAGACAGTATCTTAGAATCTCATGCAATTCTGATTTTCAAGATGGGGGTGCATATCCTGAAATTCATATAAACCAATATCCAAATAATATGGGgttaaatggaaaaaaaaaaaataatatagtattcaaatatattgatgaaaataataatgttaaatatgataatttaattaatgagagtgtacatatttacaataataatatagatatgatcGAAACTAATGAATCTATAAAAAAacttcgaaaaaaaaaaatattatcacaAGCAGAAGATAgagaagaaaaatataatgatgcTATTTATAAACCTAgtgaaaaagaagaaatggaaattattgaaaatacaaaaaaaaatatagaaaatatcataaatgaaaaaattaataaaaatagtataaataataaaaaagaagataaatattatagatatataccacaaaataaattaaataataatttagaaGAACGAATTATAAAAGTAGTAGAAAAATCTACAGACCCATTAGATGTAtccaaatttaaaaataaaaaacttcCTAACATTAAAAATTCACCAAATTATCCAATACTTAGATCACCCACACGaaaattaacaaaagaagaagaaaaagaatgGCAATTACCTCCATGTGTATCAAattggaaaaataataaaggtTATAATATTGCTTTAGATAAAAGAATCCAAAgtgattataaaaaattaaataatgttgaaataaatgaaaaatttgCACATCTAAgtgaatatttatatgttgctgaaaaaaaagcaagagaagaaataaaaatgcgtaataatataattaaacaaaaaaaattaaaggaaAAAGAACAAAAAGAAGATATGCTTAGAAATCTAGCTATTCAAGCTAGAAGAGAAAAAGGAAATGCTCAAAGTTCTATTATAAATGATAGAAAACGAGAATTAGAAAgagaatataaaattgaaaaaaatcttaaaaaaattaaaaattatcaaaatagACATATAGAAGAACAAATAGCTTTAAACAAAgttaatgttaataaaaatactaatatacATGATATTAGTTTatttaacataaataatgataataataataattcaaatttaaatgaaaatgaagaataccaaatatatgatacatcattatttgataataaaactagtgctaatatatatcaattcTCAAAAGATAGACTAAATAAAACACTCCAAAAAATTGAAACATCTAAAAATACAGAACCCGTcaaatttgttaaagatACTCTTGACCCTTTTGGTTTAGACAGCTTATTATCAcaagctaaaaaaaaataa
- a CDS encoding small nuclear ribonucleoprotein: protein MKSETANEENRDNPENGPLGLLSECVKDNAQVLINCRNNRKLLGRVKAFDRHCNLLLTEVREIWVEIIKDKKKKKKINKDRYISILFLRGDSVILILRNPK, encoded by the exons atgaaaagTGAAACAgcaaatgaagaaaatagaGATAATCCCGAAAATGGGCCGTTGGGTTTACTTTCCGAATGCGTTAAAGATAATGCACaagttttaataaattgtaGAAATAACAGAAAACTTTTAGGGCGG GTTAAGGCGTTTGATAGACATTGCAATTTACTCTTAACCGAAGTTCGAGAAATATGGGTTGAAATaattaaagataaaaaaaaaaaaaaaaaaataaataaagatagaTATATTAGTATACTATTTTTACGAGGTGATTCAGTTATTTTGATTTTGAGAAACcctaaataa
- a CDS encoding 40S ribosomal protein S30, putative, giving the protein MGKVHGSLARAGKVKNQTPKAPKLSKGRRLTGRAKKRQLYNKRFSDAIGRKKGPNSKV; this is encoded by the exons atgG gaAAAGTACATGGGTCATTAGCAAGAGCTGGTAAAGTTAAAAACCAAACCCCTAAAGCTCCAAAATTAAGTAAAGGAAGAAGATTAACTGGCCGCGCAAAAAAGAGACAATTATACAACAAAAGATTTTCTGATGCTATTGGAAGAAAAAAAGGGCCTAACTCAAAAGTATAA